Sequence from the Trachemys scripta elegans isolate TJP31775 chromosome 5, CAS_Tse_1.0, whole genome shotgun sequence genome:
CTATGAATTTACATATTGTAGAATGGGTAACATTTCAAAAGCATTACAGTAGTTTTGCTCTTGTTAAAACTCCTCTTATACACAGTATGTCAAGTTCTTTACTGAGTAATTAGTCAGACATCTTAATTACCAAAGTCAAATTATAACACTCAGTTAAACTGCTGCAAATACAGAGGGACAGtcaatgaagccaatggaactatgccaatttacaccagctgaggatgtggcctagagtaacttcactgaccaaatgcagaatttggccctagaccTGCACTGATGGCATATGCAAACGGAGCCATCATTATggctcagtcctgctcccactgatgtcagttaCAGTTTTGCTGCTGAACTCAGTGACTCAaagtcagattctgatacccttacccCTGctaagtagcaccttactccacaagtagtcccagCAAAATCAACCAGATTACTTAAGGAGTAAAGTTCTGCTCACTGTGTGTAACAGTGGGCTAATCTAGTATAATGTGAGTGTGATTGGATGCTGTGCTCAGTAAGAAAATTTACCACAGAGTGTAGGCAGTATTTTACTGAGAGTATATCTATACTACACGCATCATAGTGGCAAAGCCgcagtgctgcagctatgccactgtaatgtagacacttactacagtgacagaagagaTTTTTCTATCACTATCGTAAATCCACCCCCTGGAGCTGTGCTAGCTAGGTCAGTGGAATAATTCTTCCACTAGCTGCAtttacagtgggggttaggtcgacttaactacaattgcacagggcatgacatttttcacaaccctgagcaatatagctaggttgacctaagttttaggtgtagatcagACCTAAGAGAGGGAAATCTGCCCAAGACATCAGAGTTATCCTCTAGTCCTTTGAAAAATGGTTCTTTAGTTTCCAGCACCTAGAGGCATCAGGGACCTTTTAATGTCCCATTCAAAATATGGAAGACGTATTTTAAGGATTTTGCTATTTGAtttgtaatgttttattttcacaCTTGACTCATATCTTCTACATTTCTTAGGATACCTTTAAGAAAGTATATATTATCATTAAGTATATAAGCTGATCAAATACTACAGATAAATCTGCCTTTTAAACTAAGCAGATATGCACTAGAATTATACTAATTTCACATAGTGCTCCCATGTTTATCTCAAAAATATGTACACCTCAAATACATTTGATTTTCTGTACTCTTTATAAATAATGGTTATTAAAATTAGTCTCAGTGAACAgtatttacagataagcaaaacttttaaaactgtagaaaataaattaatgtatttgTGGTAGAGAACACATAAGACTCAGTCTCAACCCCTTAGCTCTGAGGCATAaactagatcagcggttctcaaactgtgggtattgaccccgttttaatggggttgcaaggactggcttagacttgctggggccaggggctgaagccaaagcccgagccccactgtctggggccaaagcctgaggcaGTGGGGCTgagattacaggccccctgcctggggctgctgcccttgggctttggcttccctcccacccaccccatggcagtggggctttggccccCAAACCCAAGGTGGCAGGGATCGGGcgagctcaggcttcggtccgCCCTctggtcgtgtagtaatttttattgtcagaaggcggtcgcggtgcaatgaagtttgagaacgcCTGAActagactgtttaaaaaaaaaaagaccaaaatcTTGAACAAATGCAGCTGTTCcatttgctccagaatgctaagCACAAAGCACAGAATACTCATGGCTTGATCATGCAAACATTTATGCCTATGAGTAGCCCATCCTGAAGACCACAATTCATCAAagtatttaaacatgtgcttaacttaaagcatgtATCCAAATTGGgacttaggcacatgtttaaagttaagcatgtcctTAAGTTATTTGCTGAAGAAGCGTGGACTGCTGAATCAGGACCCTACTGAGTAAAGTtaacacacatgcttaagtgtttgcattaCCAAGCTTTAAGTTCAAACTGGGCAAATATTTCTCATAAAAGATGCCCTGATCCTTAtcttataaaaatgttttgtttatttttcaatacAGAAGTACATTTAAAAACTGAATCATTTGctaaaagcaatgtaaaactcTTAAAAGCCTATCTTTGACAAAACATAAGTATTGTTGTTTGCCTCTTACATTCTTATATACAGTATTTatagataaatacaaagtaaaatcAGAAATGGATGGAACACAACTACAGGAGACTCAAATTCCATTTTATATTGCACAATTACAACACCACCACAGAACACCTTCAAGGAGCAGTGTTCAAAGTTTTCAattttcaaagttttgttttatttgttcagttTGCAGTTATTTTGCTATTTTCTCTGCAATAATGCACCAGTTTCCATGATCATAGCAAGAACTAATAATATGAAGCTCAGGCACATTCTCTTCCAGTAGACAGCATAGCTCTCCTTCCCGAAAAACATGATAATAACGCATGAAGGCTTTTGTATCCAATATGTCAACAACCTGGTCCTCAACAGCCATTGCTTCATCCAAAATAGAATCAGTGGAGTCAGTTGTTGAAGTTCTTTGAAAGAGTTTGCTAGCAGTAGACTTACCATCTTCATCTCTACTATAAGTACAGTTGTTGTCCCTGTCTTCCACAGGACCACTCAGAAAAGATGTTTCTTCATTCTTGCTCTGAACTACTCCATGGTGTTCTCCATTTAAATCCCTTATTACACCTGAGGCTGTCATCCATTGTGGTTTTTTGACAGATGCATTTTCTAGAAACACTTCATCATCATCTAAACTTTGCTCTTTTAACAATGGCCCACAGTGACCTAAGTCTAAACTGCAGTGTCTTGATGGTTGAATAGATATGGTACTGTTTGCCCATCCTCCTACATTCTTCAGAGATTTCATCTTCTCAGTTTTCTTTCTTAAGGTTGATTCATCAAGGGATCTGGAGAAAAACCATGAACGAAATGATTTCCCTAGAGCACTATAGAAtcgattttcttcttcttcagacaTTTTCATGCAGCAGGTTTTGGCTAAGCAATGGTCTGTACTGTGGGAACTTTTTGTATCAAGTTCCTGTTTAAGATTAATTGGGTAGCTGCATTCAGAGCCTACTAGTTGCTGTGGGTGTTTTTTTACAGTATGTTCAAGATCACTCTTATGTCCAGACTGATTTGATTCTGAAAGAAGCCGGGAGCACAAGTCTCTATTCCATGGAACAAATACGTCTTGTTTTTCAAAGCGACGATTTTTTTGTTCCATGGCCCAAACATAAATCATGATCTGACCTCCAGGTACCAACACCCTTGCCATTTCTTTTATTGCTTTGATTCTTCTTTGTTTAGTTGAGAAATGGTGAATCACTGTGAAGGAAGGAAAGGCATTTCAGCTTAAATATTGCTACtgttacattatttattttttaaaataatcttcagtTAATTTAGTGCCCATGAAAGATTTCAACTGACATTGCTGGAAACCTAAATCCTCCATCTAGCCACAGAACAAGTACAGCAGAAGGTAATAACAGTACAAACCTTCTCCATACTTTCCTACCAATGTGTCTTACCTACAGCTAGTCAGAAAACTTTGATAGAATCACTTTCCATCAGAAATGTATATTCTTAACACATGCTAGTTAAGGTGAGTTGTAGATTTGACATGTTGTTGCTCAAGGTAGACCCGGGGAGTCCAGGAAAGAGTTTGCCTTGACTAGCTACATGTTTTAAAACTACAACTTGACTTGCttacactaggattttaacacACATTAGTTAagacacattaaaaacaaaccttttttcCTAGCATTGTACAAGGCCACAAAAAAAGACTAGGTACTTCCCTAGTCAATGTCATTGTTATGAAATTAAACTGAATACATTTTCATTCTCAGGTTTCCTATCATGAAACTTTTATAAGATTTAAAAGATAGCTGCGTggtttaaaaataaccatgacaatgAGATGTAAGAACCAACTGAAAAAatgatccaaaatatttcatgtttaTTTTGGAACTGAACAAACATTCTACTGTATTCTCTTACCTCCGATGGAGATGATTGCATTGAAGCACTGATCCCTAAGGGGAAGATTAAGGTTGTCACATACCGAGACTTCACAGCCTTTCTTCCTTGCAATATTTATCAAAGGTTCACAGTAATCACAGCCCAGATTAAACACCTGACTGTTGATATTGAGATACTTTCCAGTCCCACATCCTACAAAACAATAAACTTCATTACACAGGAAGCAACCTATTATGAAATTCCTTCACCCCACCTCTCATCCCTCATGGAAAAGTGAAAGCATTTTGTGCCAAAATACTCTTGtaaatcttttaattttaaaactatcCTAGAAAATGCAATGATCCTGcttcattcccactgaaatcattttgTCTCTGTAAAATTATATATTCACATCATCAGACATGGAACGGTATCTACAACAGCAACATGAAAGCTTTGTAAATTCATGGCACAGTGGTACAGATCATCAATAAATCATGAACAAAATTAAAGGCCAAAATTCTCCTCTTCAATCCACAATGTATATATTTATTCAGGATGCAAAGTTTCttctgatgtcaatggaaatactGCACATGCAACTACACCCAATTCCTCCCATACAGTCTAAAAACTAGACTGTGCAATGGATTTCTCTTTGGATGGGCTGGGGAGGTAGAGGAGAAAGGAATCCTCCCTCAACAAGCCATGGACTACTCTTCAGCGCAGCTGCTACTGCACACATCCCTAATGCAGCCCCTTCAAGAGGAGTGAGGGAGCAAACAGGAGGATCAATGAAGCCGTGGCTCCTTCAGCCCTGTCCCTGATCTCCACCCTGTAGCCATTGTTGAGTAAGCTCCATGCCATATGTGCCACCTTCCAGGAACCTAGGAATATTGCCCTGCATGTTGTGCAACAGTTCTACTACCAGTGAGATCTCTGTGGTTGCAGAGGAGAGGGCAGGGTTTGCCCGGAATACGGATCTGCAGCACAGACGAGAGAGGACAATTTTAACCTCCAAACACAGACTTGAAAATGACCGAAGTTCAATGGTTTCTATGCAACGAAGAACTATTTCAGTGTTACAGGCACATcccctttctgttattgttttaatCAGTTACAACTTCACATTTGTATGTGTAACTGGCATCTATAGAATGTGTCTTCTACCTGGAAGTATGTTTAGAAATATTTAAGGATCAGTGCTGTTCTAAACTGAAATATTCCAGAGTGCTCTTCAATACCATATGCATTACAGGCACTTTTCAAAATTAGATTAAGAAACATTCAGCACAGTTATGGGTCAGTGGTAGAGAATAGTATCTGAAAGTTTACACCCTAGAGGCAGGGGAATAGCTAGGCAAAGAGAACCATTTTATTCTTAGTAATTAAATTTAAAGGCCTGAGTTATCTTTAGAAACAGCACTGCAGCTTGCAGCCCTGCTGCTTTCATTGCTGATAATGTGCAACATTATCTACAAAGACAGCACAGTAACTGTGAGAGAACAGCAGAACACTCAAAGTGGTAAAAAACATCATATTGCTAGAGCAAAAATCCAGCATTATTCCTAAGAATAATGCTCAAGAGAAATGAAAGAGACTAATATATTAAAGCAGTTCAAAGAAAATATGAGATGAAAAATTAAGATATGCATGTTAATAAGAGAGTGGGAGTTGTTAAATCAGAACAAAAGTATAATTGATTATGTTAGTAGCATGAACACTCGATTAAAATGTAAGTTGTGTGTATattgattaaaatgttttaattcagTTAATTGAAAAGTAGTTTTTGCAGAAGAGTTTTTATAATCTCAATGCATACTCTGGAATAAGGGGACCAAAAATACTGTTGTGCTACCAACAAATGCTTCTGTTGTAATAATTGTGAGCCTGACTAGTGAAAAGTAAGTGTAGGTTCATGAATTGCTATAATGACCTGTTACATAAAATTGTTTAAGAAAAGATGTAAgaaggagacagaaagactgaattactttaaacagaaaatgtttactgATACCAGTCAACTACTTTGTTAAGATTATGACTGGTAAAAAATAGGAATAAGGGACaggaaatcaatggaccaaaattggtgcTTCGGAAATTAGGCCTCATTGTTGGGCAAAAGAATTAGAGGACGGCCCAATCTATCCATTGCCCTTAAACAGAGGCTTGAGGGAGAAAAAGGAACTTTTACCATCACAGCAGGTGCAGCAGCAGGATTGTTGCCATGACATCAGACCTTAATAGTCTACGAGGAAGGTGGACTATCATCACTTCATCAGTGAGGATCCCAGCCTAATACATAATAATAGAGATCCcactctgtctcccctccctcatgtgTCCCTTTCCGTCCCCCATTATCTTCCTCCTGtcctacctctctctctctcggcttTTCGCCTGACCCTGAAATCAACTGTATTGCACAGCATCAGCATGCCAAGATGAGATGGCCAAtccagctctgctcagcctgaGAAGGACCAGTGAAGCTGAGATGATGTCCCTGATCAGAAAGGCGAGCCAGCATACAGAACAACAGCGGTCATGGCTGATCAACCAGCCCAATGCATCTATCAGTGACTGAGCAGTCACCCTATATCCTAAGAACCTCAACAAAAGCTATATTCCCCCTTGTGTCTGTCAGTTTTTTTGAAAGTGGGACAGTGACTATCATTCCCAACTAAGATTTGAACAACAGAACTAActcttccttccccaccaagAAGGACTGTTTGGCAGAGTAAGAGACTCTAACCCTATATTCACCCTCTTTAAAAGAGCATTTGATAGGTTTAAAGTTTGTTTTGCATCATCActcaatttcagtttcaatgttttttgccttgttttgtttcttttccttttgtgtgtttttattggTATGTTTCTAACCTTTGGCATGAATTTTATAGTATGTTTGCCATCGTACTAAACAGGCTGAGGTCTCTATATATGCACCAAACCATGGACcttttttaacactgtttaatgttagacagtgacagggtcatgttaatacctttgactctttgggccctttattccatctaaatgaatTCAGCAGTTCACAGAATGAAACTTAATATTGCTAACCCCTCTAGCGCCCCAGGATACTGTATATACATGGTATTAATTTGTAATAGTATTTAGTAATAAGGCAATAAGTGGGCAGTTCCCTTTTATGAAGCTATAGTACTGTCGGCCACCTCACATGCACCCCTCATGGCTGGGATGGCTCTGCAGTGCCCTGCCTCATTTTACCCCTTGGTTCCTCAATAAACTTAAAAAGAGGCTTTCACAAGTCTAGTAAGAGTCCTTCTTGGGGTCTGATTTTCTTAACAAAGTTCCAAAACAAACCCAAGAAGTCTTAAGCAAGGCacagccccccacctccctgccccgcctccctGAGGTACTGTCTCTTACTGCTCTCTAAGGCACTGGAAAAAACACAAGGCCTGCCCTCCCTTCTTTGTCTCTCCccaagggaaaaacaaaacttcCAGCTGGGTCTTTCTACCCAGCCACAACTCCCTTCCTCTGGGATCACTGCAGGAGAGACTCTCTTCCTGCAACTTTACTCTGCCATCCCTCTTGGCTATTCACAGGTCTCTGTGTTTCTACCCCCTCAGAGGCCTGGTTCAGTCACATGACTACCTGTCATATACCTCGATTCATACTCTCCACTTGGGGAAGTAAATAGCTGAGTCACAGGTGGGCTGAGACCTATCTCCCTTTAGAAGGACCAGCCACCATGTGACAGAAGCAATAATCAATTCCTATGTAAACAAATTACAAGGTCAAAGGCTGAGTAAGTTATCCTGATGAAGGAACAATATGAGGATCATGGACCAAGGGGCATCCCATCCTATTATCATTAGTATGCTacgtgtaaaacaaacaaaaaaagttttttaacaaaaaatgtcCTGTTAAATAAAGAGGATTTCACCATTCTAGGCTTTCAATCAACATATCTACTCTCAAAAGCactcaaatatttaaaagaagaaaaaaaatgaatacataaAAGTACTCTGAGATCTCTGTGATTaggaccagtttaaaaaaaagtgaactcCACCACTAACTCCTTTCCCAGTTTTGCCTGACACTATTGATTAGTTATGCATCTCAGAGAACTCACACCAGGTGAATTGCTTATAAATATGCTCAGGATAGACAGAAATACTGACCTGTTCATCTAGAAACTATATTCTTAGTACCTTAAATGGTGCATTTGTGTGGCACTGATGCCAGATCCTCTAATGTAGTTAgtcacctaactcccactggtgcctaactacctttgagaatctggacctGACTCTCTAGCCTAATGTACAGGGCATCCTCTTTGGATGGCATGATGTCCAGGAGATACTAGAGCAAAGTAAAAAGTGTCCACAGGTTTAGTTTCAAGCTTTTGCAAAGTGAAAAGCTTTCATTATAACTGAAAATTGTGCTGGCACaaggcaaaacaaaataaaaccctaaaCTCTACACAAGGCCTGGATCTTTTAGGCGTCATAAACCCTGGCTTGATTAAAATATACATAGAAGTACTCTGAGGACATCAGGCCAGGCTCAGGGGTATTATTATGCTCATTTGCTAGGCACGTGCCTTCACTGTCAGGGGTATTGTAACCTGGAGCACAACATCACAGCACCATTCAGGCTTTGTTCCCGCTATCAATAGTGTAGGGAATGACTCCCTACTCCCACTGGCATCATTGCACTGAGCCTGAGGTGACCTGCCAGGCAGAAAGCCTGGAGGtatgagcaggggtgggggccagCAATACTGCTCCCACCAGCAGTGGGGCTCGAGATCAGGGAGAGGCAGGACTGGGCACAGCCTCCCTCTGGGGAGGGTTACAATTCACAAGCCTGGGCCCTCTCTGACATCCCCATTCCTTCCTTGGAGCCCTCAGCCCCACACATATTGAATTGGGAGGCTACATCTGCCCCTGGTTTTCCTCAGTTTGGGAAAGGCCGAAGGGCAATTTTTTGTATAATGATTTGTTCCattaagtttgaaatacagaaaaGGTGAACTTCACGCTGTTTTAGAAAACTAACAATATGCATTTTGGTAAAGGGTAGACATTCCTCTCAATTTGATTTTTGGGGACTGTATTACCTCATATGCTGTTAAGAATATCCCAACACACTAGATTTCAAGGACAAGTATGATAAACATAATGTGTAAAACAAATGATGACATATGATTTTTCATTCAATAAATACAGTAACTTACCTATATCAGCAATGAGACTGCCAGGCTTTTGCTCCAACAGAAACTGACGAACACGAGGCCATGCTTTGCTTTGCAGGTCATTAAAATAGGAGGCTGTGCTTTCATACACACTATGTACATGCTGATTTTCCAGCTGAGTAGCCTCATGTTCCATCCTGAATACAGCATAAGACATAACAGACAAATATTACATACAGAACATAAATTGTAGTAGCACAGATTGTAAATTTTTGTAGTATTTTACACGTCATGCCTCTATAAATTCACATTTATAAAATTATAAGACTCATTTATAAAGT
This genomic interval carries:
- the TRMT9B gene encoding probable tRNA methyltransferase 9B isoform X4 yields the protein MAWWILGLENIKKNQGYCKKVMVMIQWRMEHEATQLENQHVHSVYESTASYFNDLQSKAWPRVRQFLLEQKPGSLIADIVIHHFSTKQRRIKAIKEMARVLVPGGQIMIYVWAMEQKNRRFEKQDVFVPWNRDLCSRLLSESNQSGHKSDLEHTVKKHPQQLVGSECSYPINLKQELDTKSSHSTDHCLAKTCCMKMSEEEENRFYSALGKSFRSWFFSRSLDESTLRKKTEKMKSLKNVGGWANSTISIQPSRHCSLDLGHCGPLLKEQSLDDDEVFLENASVKKPQWMTASGVIRDLNGEHHGVVQSKNEETSFLSGPVEDRDNNCTYSRDEDGKSTASKLFQRTSTTDSTDSILDEAMAVEDQVVDILDTKAFMRYYHVFREGELCCLLEENVPELHIISSCYDHGNWCIIAEKIAK
- the TRMT9B gene encoding probable tRNA methyltransferase 9B isoform X2, producing MAWWILGLENIKKNQGMEHEATQLENQHVHSVYESTASYFNDLQSKAWPRVRQFLLEQKPGSLIADIGCGTGKYLNINSQVFNLGCDYCEPLINIARKKGCEVSVCDNLNLPLRDQCFNAIISIGVIHHFSTKQRRIKAIKEMARVLVPGGQIMIYVWAMEQKNRRFEKQDVFVPWNRDLCSRLLSESNQSGHKSDLEHTVKKHPQQLVGSECSYPINLKQELDTKSSHSTDHCLAKTCCMKMSEEEENRFYSALGKSFRSWFFSRSLDESTLRKKTEKMKSLKNVGGWANSTISIQPSRHCSLDLGHCGPLLKEQSLDDDEVFLENASVKKPQWMTASGVIRDLNGEHHGVVQSKNEETSFLSGPVEDRDNNCTYSRDEDGKSTASKLFQRTSTTDSTDSILDEAMAVEDQVVDILDTKAFMRYYHVFREGELCCLLEENVPELHIISSCYDHGNWCIIAEKIAK
- the TRMT9B gene encoding probable tRNA methyltransferase 9B isoform X1 yields the protein MAWWILGLENIKKNQGYCKKVMVMIQWRMEHEATQLENQHVHSVYESTASYFNDLQSKAWPRVRQFLLEQKPGSLIADIGCGTGKYLNINSQVFNLGCDYCEPLINIARKKGCEVSVCDNLNLPLRDQCFNAIISIGVIHHFSTKQRRIKAIKEMARVLVPGGQIMIYVWAMEQKNRRFEKQDVFVPWNRDLCSRLLSESNQSGHKSDLEHTVKKHPQQLVGSECSYPINLKQELDTKSSHSTDHCLAKTCCMKMSEEEENRFYSALGKSFRSWFFSRSLDESTLRKKTEKMKSLKNVGGWANSTISIQPSRHCSLDLGHCGPLLKEQSLDDDEVFLENASVKKPQWMTASGVIRDLNGEHHGVVQSKNEETSFLSGPVEDRDNNCTYSRDEDGKSTASKLFQRTSTTDSTDSILDEAMAVEDQVVDILDTKAFMRYYHVFREGELCCLLEENVPELHIISSCYDHGNWCIIAEKIAK
- the TRMT9B gene encoding probable tRNA methyltransferase 9B isoform X3 → MRQLPTPPTGRCRMEHEATQLENQHVHSVYESTASYFNDLQSKAWPRVRQFLLEQKPGSLIADIGCGTGKYLNINSQVFNLGCDYCEPLINIARKKGCEVSVCDNLNLPLRDQCFNAIISIGVIHHFSTKQRRIKAIKEMARVLVPGGQIMIYVWAMEQKNRRFEKQDVFVPWNRDLCSRLLSESNQSGHKSDLEHTVKKHPQQLVGSECSYPINLKQELDTKSSHSTDHCLAKTCCMKMSEEEENRFYSALGKSFRSWFFSRSLDESTLRKKTEKMKSLKNVGGWANSTISIQPSRHCSLDLGHCGPLLKEQSLDDDEVFLENASVKKPQWMTASGVIRDLNGEHHGVVQSKNEETSFLSGPVEDRDNNCTYSRDEDGKSTASKLFQRTSTTDSTDSILDEAMAVEDQVVDILDTKAFMRYYHVFREGELCCLLEENVPELHIISSCYDHGNWCIIAEKIAK